Proteins found in one Aneurinibacillus uraniidurans genomic segment:
- a CDS encoding YihY/virulence factor BrkB family protein, with translation MISFLSKSRLYQYGKELVGRFIENDVSGMSAQLAYYFMLSIFPFFIFAFTLIGYLPISAEHTLYFLHAVAPQKVTELLESNIHSILNVRRGWLLVFSLLGTLWTSSSAIHAIISALNRAYDVKEERSYVMSRMMAILFTIGMVLAIIVTLLLPVFGKTIETFVTSYIIVPENVLQFWTVIRWVFSFVFLIGLFAFIYYFAPNCKVHWRIGCIGAVFAAVGWLVVSYGFSFYVNSFNSYTITYGSLGGVIILMIWFYLSAMILILGGQINAMIQKYLS, from the coding sequence ATGATTTCATTTCTATCCAAAAGCCGCCTATATCAATACGGAAAAGAACTGGTGGGACGCTTTATTGAAAATGATGTATCCGGTATGTCGGCGCAGCTGGCGTACTATTTCATGTTGTCGATTTTTCCGTTTTTCATTTTTGCCTTCACCTTGATCGGGTACTTGCCTATCTCAGCCGAGCATACCCTCTACTTCCTGCATGCGGTTGCCCCACAAAAAGTAACGGAACTGCTGGAAAGCAATATCCACAGCATATTAAACGTACGACGCGGCTGGCTGCTCGTCTTTAGTCTCCTTGGAACGCTATGGACCTCATCTAGTGCGATTCATGCGATTATTAGTGCACTGAATCGGGCGTATGACGTAAAAGAGGAGCGTTCGTATGTTATGTCACGAATGATGGCGATTTTATTTACCATCGGCATGGTACTTGCTATTATTGTGACACTTCTTTTGCCGGTGTTTGGCAAGACAATCGAGACATTTGTTACATCGTATATCATTGTTCCAGAAAATGTTCTGCAATTCTGGACAGTTATCCGCTGGGTGTTCAGCTTCGTGTTCTTGATCGGGTTGTTTGCATTCATCTATTACTTTGCCCCAAATTGTAAGGTACACTGGCGCATTGGCTGTATCGGTGCTGTATTTGCGGCAGTTGGCTGGCTCGTTGTCTCGTACGGCTTCTCGTTCTATGTGAACAGCTTCAACAGCTACACGATTACATACGGCAGTCTTGGGGGCGTTATTATTCTGATGATCTGGTTTTATTTATCTGCGATGATCTTGATTCTTGGTGGGCAAATTAACGCGATGATTCAGAAGTATTTGTCGTAA
- a CDS encoding heparinase II/III domain-containing protein, which produces MLKPKRGFYVDAKQLATARKNIATHPWAKQTFKQLEAECQQFLIDWSEEDVYACVLSMHGQTFAYGITGCPHCRKPFPFSEDAQRAMFSRFPIKTVTCPSCKTVLPDATYTDEGAGIKRDGIEYYLIGMWNFYIAGQLLGGVRDHEGMVTKLVWLYILTNNQRYARQAIVILDAFAAIYPGTIGPRDFTPFGSTKEMGRLHLLTSIVYRVKVLLAHDYDWLYYLPELGEPSPARALLGLPGTVRDNIEAMLRDYLLTEPGGPEYDLTEGNLTELHNHEADGVRAMLAVGLVLEEPDYLKWGIRATDVFLANALGRDGMYFEGSYGYSMFTSTVLLDMGLLAMRADTAQVGSHPFESRRFFQFAVENPLDLLCQGHLPCYGDWGQDRSSNPAPDPKTMADIYRAALHFYTFSPDDALRSQAAKHLYSLYALVEKRLGTKGLDLFLSHPEPHQAAALTLPTSSIFTGQAGILIGRDGNGTTILMRVGPNYTHSHDDMLGLSYYAYGKEISADVGYSSYGTNGHYGWTTHSIAHNTVVVNSDQKMKRGQLYKPCAGGTLSFLYEKDGITMFEGSAPNLYGIEAYERAVAIVPLGASSYVLDLFYIRGAVTGDYTFRAFHEKAELSLAVSRIRSADSTWTLAGVDASKRLYYDAPGQSFGERLTTGETFHPLGKEERAQGWTPDPNNGYGFIYDLQPCEKPADNILQANWVSQEGYTLTWQGLLTGNERIWTGTYPTLDGREKHPLLIVRGTGTTMQYAAVFCTRKNKQPSELSRIHRLSARGVQVTALSVTHESGSIDFWVYSPIRQTMVVQTRFGEWQVIGRCAMVRTNLQGKIMRADCMYADEMRFQGIRYEGIRRITSTIIDVDYTKRAIRITPPLPVSGNSGYVRIARSSDTQASIYPVEHVQTEADNAVLILRDDFILSKGTVLSYSSDTLHTTDPLPLAASLTGKTIRGNRGSRGIILAIPSPKSIRIQAASPFSVGETFDIIDIEPNFQVEWL; this is translated from the coding sequence ATGCTTAAACCAAAACGAGGGTTTTATGTAGACGCAAAGCAACTCGCAACCGCACGAAAAAACATAGCTACTCACCCATGGGCCAAACAAACCTTCAAGCAATTAGAAGCCGAGTGCCAGCAATTTCTGATCGACTGGTCTGAGGAAGACGTATATGCCTGCGTTCTGTCTATGCATGGGCAAACTTTTGCATACGGCATTACGGGCTGTCCCCATTGCCGCAAACCGTTTCCGTTCTCTGAAGATGCACAGCGAGCAATGTTTTCCCGTTTTCCCATTAAGACAGTCACCTGCCCTTCCTGTAAAACCGTGCTACCCGATGCAACATATACAGACGAAGGCGCTGGGATCAAACGGGATGGGATTGAGTACTACCTGATTGGAATGTGGAACTTCTACATAGCAGGACAGCTACTCGGCGGGGTCCGAGATCATGAAGGCATGGTTACTAAGCTTGTCTGGCTGTATATCCTGACGAACAACCAACGGTACGCACGACAAGCAATCGTTATTCTCGATGCGTTCGCCGCTATTTATCCCGGCACAATCGGACCGCGTGATTTCACACCATTCGGCAGCACCAAAGAAATGGGACGTCTACATCTGCTTACGAGTATCGTGTATCGGGTTAAAGTGCTGCTTGCCCACGATTATGACTGGCTGTATTACCTGCCAGAACTCGGTGAACCATCCCCGGCACGGGCACTGCTTGGTCTGCCAGGCACAGTACGAGACAACATTGAGGCAATGCTGCGTGACTACTTGCTTACAGAACCCGGTGGACCCGAGTATGACCTGACCGAGGGGAATCTGACTGAACTGCACAATCACGAAGCGGATGGTGTACGCGCGATGCTGGCGGTTGGGTTGGTACTAGAGGAGCCAGATTATCTAAAATGGGGAATTCGGGCGACAGATGTATTTCTCGCTAACGCACTCGGGCGAGATGGCATGTATTTTGAAGGATCATACGGTTATTCCATGTTCACTAGTACGGTGCTGCTTGATATGGGACTACTTGCGATGCGTGCTGATACCGCTCAGGTAGGTTCGCATCCGTTTGAAAGCCGTCGTTTTTTCCAATTCGCTGTCGAAAATCCATTGGACCTGCTTTGCCAGGGGCATCTGCCATGTTACGGCGACTGGGGACAAGATCGATCAAGCAATCCTGCACCCGATCCGAAAACAATGGCCGATATATACCGAGCTGCCCTTCATTTCTATACCTTCTCCCCAGATGATGCCCTACGCAGTCAAGCTGCCAAACACCTGTACAGTCTATATGCACTCGTTGAAAAAAGACTCGGTACAAAAGGCCTTGATCTCTTTCTCTCTCATCCAGAGCCACATCAGGCAGCTGCACTAACCCTACCTACTTCCTCTATCTTCACCGGGCAGGCAGGCATTCTTATCGGACGTGATGGCAATGGCACTACTATACTAATGCGAGTTGGCCCGAATTACACACATAGTCACGATGATATGCTTGGTTTATCTTATTACGCATACGGTAAGGAAATCTCAGCAGATGTCGGCTACAGTTCGTATGGTACAAACGGGCACTACGGCTGGACTACGCACTCCATCGCCCATAATACTGTAGTTGTAAACAGCGACCAGAAAATGAAACGCGGACAACTATATAAACCGTGTGCCGGGGGTACACTTTCTTTTCTATATGAAAAAGACGGCATCACAATGTTCGAAGGAAGCGCTCCAAACCTGTATGGAATCGAGGCATATGAACGAGCAGTCGCCATCGTACCACTTGGTGCTTCTTCTTATGTACTCGATCTATTTTACATTCGCGGGGCTGTAACAGGCGATTATACCTTCCGCGCTTTTCATGAGAAAGCGGAACTATCACTAGCCGTATCTCGGATACGTTCGGCAGATTCGACTTGGACGCTAGCCGGTGTAGATGCATCGAAGCGTCTGTATTATGATGCACCTGGCCAAAGCTTCGGAGAACGTCTTACGACAGGGGAAACATTCCATCCGCTAGGCAAGGAAGAACGCGCTCAAGGCTGGACACCAGATCCAAATAACGGGTATGGATTTATTTATGATCTGCAACCATGCGAAAAGCCCGCAGACAACATCCTGCAGGCGAACTGGGTATCCCAAGAAGGCTATACGCTAACATGGCAGGGGCTACTAACAGGGAACGAACGCATTTGGACTGGAACCTATCCGACTCTCGACGGACGTGAGAAGCATCCCTTGCTCATCGTACGCGGCACAGGTACGACCATGCAGTACGCCGCTGTTTTCTGTACGCGAAAAAACAAACAACCATCCGAACTATCCCGAATTCATCGACTCTCTGCCCGCGGCGTACAAGTAACAGCTCTGTCTGTAACACATGAGAGTGGGTCTATTGACTTCTGGGTGTACAGTCCGATCCGGCAGACGATGGTAGTCCAAACCCGCTTCGGCGAGTGGCAGGTAATAGGCCGATGTGCCATGGTGCGCACCAACCTTCAGGGAAAAATCATGCGTGCAGATTGTATGTACGCAGATGAGATGCGATTCCAAGGAATCCGCTATGAAGGGATACGGCGTATAACGAGCACCATTATAGACGTTGACTATACCAAACGAGCGATCCGCATCACGCCACCCCTCCCCGTTTCCGGAAATTCAGGCTATGTGCGAATCGCTCGTTCTTCAGATACGCAGGCATCTATCTACCCGGTTGAACATGTTCAAACTGAGGCAGACAATGCTGTACTGATTCTGCGCGATGATTTCATATTATCGAAAGGTACTGTCCTGTCCTATAGCAGCGATACCCTTCATACGACAGACCCGCTACCGCTTGCTGCCTCTCTTACAGGAAAAACAATACGCGGCAACCGGGGGAGCCGGGGTATCATTCTCGCTATTCCATCTCCTAAATCCATTCGAATTCAAGCTGCGAGTCCCTTTAGCGTCGGTGAAACCTTTGACATCATCGACATAGAACCCAACTTTCAGGTGGAATGGCTCTAG
- a CDS encoding DUF423 domain-containing protein, whose amino-acid sequence MGRLFIILGSFNMFMSVALGAFGAHVLRSLVTADRLATFNTGVHYHMIHALGLIAIGIFIGQIGVSKMLTWAGWLLQFGILCFSFSLYFLVMLNLPWLGAITPIGGVAFLIGWILLAVSAAKANKR is encoded by the coding sequence ATGGGACGATTGTTTATTATTCTTGGAAGCTTCAATATGTTCATGTCGGTAGCGCTTGGCGCATTCGGTGCACATGTTCTTCGTAGTCTTGTGACAGCGGACAGGCTTGCGACCTTTAATACAGGCGTACATTATCATATGATTCATGCGCTTGGGTTGATTGCGATTGGGATTTTTATTGGACAGATTGGTGTAAGTAAAATGCTGACATGGGCGGGCTGGCTGCTTCAATTCGGGATTCTCTGCTTCTCGTTCAGTCTGTATTTCCTTGTGATGCTGAATCTTCCATGGCTCGGTGCGATTACGCCGATTGGTGGTGTCGCATTTCTGATCGGCTGGATTCTGCTTGCGGTATCGGCTGCTAAGGCGAACAAAAGATAA